A segment of the Emys orbicularis isolate rEmyOrb1 chromosome 24, rEmyOrb1.hap1, whole genome shotgun sequence genome:
GTAAATTCAAAAGGACTTTTTAAGCTTGTCCCTGCCTGGCCCCACCTCTGCTGCAGAGAGACATGAGTTGGAAATGACTTCTCTTCATTATATTCTCTCTTcaacagaaataaataatttaaaataaaaagaagaggCTCAGAATCAACTCCTGTACGAGTTTGTTCCTACAGATGACCTGCTGCAGAACAGAAACCAAATGACGACTACTTCCTGATACCCTCAGAATTGTAGGCTTTGCCTCCTCATGGGGGGCAGGAGCTCCAACGGGGTGCTCAGCATTATTTTTCTATCAATTTTCCTGCCTTTTGTGCATCCTCTTAGGAGTTATTTCAAGGATGGGAGATCAATGTGCTGCCCCAGTGTAGGCAAGGAGAACAGGCTGGAATTCAAACCCTTAGACCACTTCAAAGTATGTTACAAGGATCCTGCAACACCATTTCCGAGCTACACTGAGTCCAGACCTCTGTGTTCAGCTGAGTTGCTGTTTGAGGAGAGATGGCTGAggagttttctttaaaaataataagagcAGTGTATTTTAGCTCAGTATGCCACAGCAAAGGTTTAACACCCCCAGCCCACCACCCCCCTACCGCCCACTGCACCAGCAGCATGTTGCCCTGCAGAAAGGAAAGTTCATTGTTCATCAGACTTGACAGGGGGTGCATTCTCCAAAAGAAGTGAAATCATCTGTGAACTCCACAGGAGTTAAAAGCCTAACAGTCCAGGACATGGCTGCAGACTCTGCCTGGGAAGAATGCCCACAATAGAGGTGATTAGGGTCAAGTGGCTGAACTCCATTCATGCTGGAATAAGTACTGCCAAATGCAGCCTGCAGCTTCCTAGCCTTTGCCCTCTGGTTACTCTCTCCTCATAACTTCAGCATGAAAATAAAAGAGACCTGTGGCCATGGTGTTCTCAGTGCTTGCCTGATTTCACCAGCCATTTCTACTCTTCTTCCACCAGGACCCCAGTGCAATGGGTGTTCTTGATGTAGATTTCTGTGCACAGTCTGTATGGCCCTTGGGCTGCTGGGCAGGTGCAAACCCCTCCTCTTTGTCACAGAGTTCTGGCTCCTGTCTTATCAACTGCCCTAAGCAATGACAGCTGGGGTCTAAGCAATGCATTTTGCAGTGAAATGAAGAGCAAAAGCTGTCTGTTTCCGAAGTGCAGGAGCAGAGACATTTTGGGTCTCTCTTCCTGCTTTGGAGGAGTTTTGTACATCTACCTGTTGCAGAATAGTCTTAGTGtttcctctccctgcttctaTCCTCCCCGCGGCACAAAGTGGGGTGTCAATCCACATGGAGAGTGTTTGTTCatgaaaggaaacaagaaaaagcCCAATTCAGTTCACTTTTAGGGCTTGTGTACAGAGGGAAATTGGCCAGAATGGCTACTGTGAAATAGCTCCCTTTGTGGACACTCTGTTCCAGAATAATTTGGGCACTTTGTGAGTGCACtgattattccagaataaagtgattttattttggaaTAGTGTCCATGCAGGGAGCTATTCCATAAAAGCTATTCTGGCCAATTTCCCCATGAGTTCCATTTTTCAAGTACTGGTTCCAGCCAGACTGCTGAGCAAGAGAAAGATTCCTTAGCTGTGGTGGCTCCTAAGTTTCCAGTGTCAGTCTTTTAGGCTGGGGTTGAGTAGTTGCTTCAGCCTTCCCAAATATATGTGACATGGTGGAAAACCTGAGCTCACAGCTCAGTTCCTGAAATGCCCATAAATTCCAGATTATCTCTGCTGGCTAGTTTCAAATCACTCCTTCCCCTGCTGATCTGAACTCTTCTCTCAGGATCCTAATGTGGCCTGCCTGTGTGCATGTCCTGCTTCTCGGTAGAGATTTTGCTGTGTCTTTTTAATGTGTGTGAATGGACCACATCCTAACtctgccccacagcacagcggAAGCGCCAGCTGCTCTATTCCTGCCTAGCAGGTAAACAAATGCCTTCAAACTAAATTCCATCTCTGTGCTGGCACTGCCTGCAGCAAGCAATTGTCCTGGCAAGCACTGACTATTGTGTACACATGGCAGCATAAGTCAATATTTATTCCCTGGGTAAATAACAGGCCTAGTGCAAGCTACAGTGAgaggcatttttttcttttaaaaacatcagGACTTCACAATACAACCCTGCTGTTTGCTGGCACCAGCCTCAGCACTCAGTAAGGCCTGAAGGCTTGAAGAGTGAGACATGAACTGTCACCTTAATAACATGGCTGTGATCCAGCTTCTTGGCCCTCCAGTCCTTGTGCTTGGGCAAGGCTCCATGTGACTGGGGCCAGGCTCCTTGGCCTCCTGTAGCTGGGAGCTCTGATCCTCATGCCTAGCTCCAAGGTCCCCagcttccctctctctccccttgcttCCTGACTTGTTGGTGTCATTGTCTCATAAGATTAACAGTGTtctatggggttttttttgttttagttgattaattataattatatgcTGATTAATCCCACCCACATGATGTGCTGCCCCTGCTGGGCACCTTCTTTGGGCAGGCAGAGCTGGTGTGACCCCAGCACACAAGAGGGTAGCGATGGATGAATTCTCCCAAGCTTTGGCCAAGTACAGAGCCAGCTCCCATCACTTCCCTGGCTCTCTGTTAACTGTAAAGTAGCAGTTTAGTATTCAAAAAAGCCTCTCCGCTATTACCCACAGCAGGAGGGTAGGGTCTGCTGGCACTGCCCTTACCCACTGCCCATTACTACTTTGCCCATCACTAGAGGGGCTCTGGGTGTGGCCAATACCCTGACCCTCATCCGGCAGGAAAGTGAACATTATCTCAGTTTTATCACTGGAGGAACAAGCACAAAGGGGTTGGGACTCCctgaaagtctgtggcagagctgggattaaaaTTCAGGTCTCTTGCTTGCAAATTCCCTGCTGTAACTACAAGCCAATGCTGCTTCCTGTATTCCAATTACTGTGCTAGGGTTCACCATTCCCTGGTACCCTTAAGGCTAGAGAGCTCTTCTAGGTTAGCAGAGACCCTAGGCATCATCTCCTGGCCAGAACACTTCTTGTGTCCTTGGCACCTGCCATCCATTTGCTTTTCCACCCCAAGGGTAGAACTTCCTTTGTTCCTAAGAACATGCTGGCAACGCTGTAGTCTGTCTCCCCCACAGCCAACTTCTTGCTGCAGTTAAACAGACTGCTTATTTAAGGAACCAAGGAAAGAAACATACAAATACAGACAAGCAGCTGCtacttctccccttcctcccccactcccccagcaatGATAAGGCAGGAAGGCCTTATACCTACAGGTAGGTTCTGCTGGGAGTAATTTTATGCGTTGGAGTCCATGTTTGCCCCAGTTGAGGACCCAACTATTGTGCACACTTGCATTCTCTCTTTCCCAGACTCACTGTCCCCATTTTCTATTATCATAATTCTCTTATCAAGGCAAATTAAATTCTTGTCTTTCCCTCCCTCATCAAAGAGCTGGTTCTTTCAAAGTACATGTTCCATCTGGGAATATGTCCCCTGTAAGCCACTGGGCCCAGGGTGGGGGCTTCACACTCTAGGTCATTCACAGGCTTATACCCAGTGTCGACGCTGTGGCTTCTCAGTCACACACCTGTCTCTGAGAGGGCTAAGAGGACAGAGCACTGAGGGTCCACCCCATCTGCATTGTCAGGATCAACTCCTCAATGCTatttgggggagaagagagagatttttagcccaggaaaaaaaaacagggtGTGGTGGCTGAGAATGAAAGAGGGCAGACAAGCAGTGGCGTTTCCTTTGGGCTTTGGGATTTTTGCCAATTTGGAACCATTTCTCTCGCATGCTTAGAGACAGTCTTCTCCTTTCCTCTGACAATGATTCAACATGAAGGGGAGAGAAACTCCAGTGAGTCTGTGAGATACAGAAGCGCCTGTTTATACCAAGGTACTTTGCTAATTAGACTTGATAGCTCTCTCTAGTTATCGATGATTTTGCTTGTAATCCCTCCAATGAAATTAGTATTTATATCTGTAACTGTACATGAATATTATCAGGAGCAATCATTACCAtggtatttattttaaagcaaaagttcttttgttctttcttgtccacacattcctcctttcccccttcttgaTCAGCCTCAATAGACAACAAATAGAAAAAGATTCAACCAACTTAAAAATTGAGTTGAAAACAACAGCACTTGCTTTGCTGACATTGATTCTTTAATGCACAATAATTTGGGTTTCATTATTGTGAGTAGATTGTCAATTTAGAAATACATCTCTGTcaatttaatgttaaaaaaaacccttctgctCAGTTTTTGTTTTCTCATGTGTGCTATTTCTGGTGGAGTGATGATAGCCCTGGTTCTTGGCCTAACTCCATCATATCTCTCCTGCGTTCAGCAGCTGGTATTTTCTCAGCATTCAGAGTATTGCACCTATAGGAAATAGGCTCTAGTTTTTCACCaagaatatttaaaaaaccccacaaaacccAGCTTTGtgatcatttttgttttcttcgcACAAATGTTAGTATGAGTCCAGAAAAGGGGTTGTTTTAGACACTgatgaatattttattaaaaactgaTTTCTAAAACAATTCTGTCTTCCTCTCCTCTCTACTAACATCTGCCTCGTAATACTACAGGGGGAGCATACTGCAGGGCTGTGGCTCTAAGCTTTCTCTAAGCTACCAGGTATACTGTTGCACAGCACTGAGAGGGCAACAGTAATACACATATCAGCAGAATCAAAGTATTCAACAGTTCTAAGCAGTTTCTGGTGTCCCATCCATTTCTGCTTCATTGTTTGCCAGGAGGTGCCTTCAATTTTGTTTTGAGGGATACAGTGGCTGTAACTTGTCACATTTGCAACACATTCCTGAATCCAGCTGCAGGCATGGTCAGCTATTTTAGTGGGTGTGGTGGGGAGGTTGGGTCTCAACAGAGGTTACACAAAAGAAGTGTGGGATTCCAGTGTAGGAGTTTTCAATACTTCATTAATATCCTGTCTTGAAGAGACATGAAAATCCTTTTTCCTGGGCACAAGCTGGGCTCCCTTCATAACATACTAAAGAGAGGCAGTTCGCTTCAAAGAAATAACAAGTGCTGAACAGCAGAGCATTTTGCGTAAAGGGAATGGGTGGATATTGTTTGTACATTTCTTACCAGCAATGGGCTGAAGATTTGCAAAGTGAGAAGCACCTTATTAGAGAAGCTGACAGTTCACCTCATTCACATAGAATAATTAGCATCAAGCAATGCATCTCATGTGAGGATCTCACTGCGTTTTACAAGCATTAATGAATTTAGCCTTAGTAtcctctccattttacagctagggatACTGAGGTGCAAGGAGAGTAAATTACTTATTTGAGGGCACAGAGCATAtcagtggaagagagagaggatggaataaaatccaggagtcctgactcccactttCTCTCTTGCTCTATAAACTCTTAGTTCTGGCAAAACTCTCTACTTCCCCTAAACGTACTTATTTTTGCTGAAATAGGGATAAAGTTGACCTTGCTAGGAACAGGAGACTCTGGCATTTCCATGAATGAGGGTTTACCAAGTCAGGTAAGAAGATTCTAACTTTGCCTGCGTATGGACACATGCTGTGTGCAGAGCAACTACCTGACACGCCAGCCAAATGGTTCCGTGCACAAGATGTGTGGGCTTAGAGGCTGAGACTAGTGTGTGAGTGGCTTTAAGttgcctgccctccccccccggtcaGTTTGCTCGGGCAGGTTTTAATACTGGGCAAATGCATTCCCAAGCTTCCACTTTTCCCTCAAATGCTCTAGGTTCCTTCCCCCAGCAATCTCTGCTATTATATATAGAGTCGACTATGCAGCCTGCCTATAGCACCCAGTGAGCATAGTAAGGGGGCAGAGCAGCCGTATGGGAAGTCATATGTGCTGTCCCTGTTACAGGTTAGTATGCATACAGTGGTCACCATCTCAATTTGGGCTCCAAGCCTCTTAGGACTTCGTAAGGCCCTGATGAATTCAGTCTTAAGAATCTgtctccttcacctccctgcctgCATTAGCTTCCTACCTAGACTATACCTCAGAGCTCTAATCCGTGTCCGAACCTCAGCCCTGGAGCAAGCAGATGCGATGGGAGTGAGAGGTGCCAGCTCCTCACACCAGGGACTGTGAGTGGGAGCTCTTCTGAGGGAGAGTCTCTTTAGAGGTTTTCAGCGATGTGATGGTTTGCTTGCTGCGGCTGAAAATTCTCCGCCTCACCTTGTCTCTGAAGTCCTCAGAGACATAGTAGTAGACGAAGGGGTCAACACAACTGTTGAAGCTGCTGAGGGCCAGGCTCACCATGTAGCTGATGTACAAGTCCCCATAGAGCTTGAAGCAGTTGCTGGAATAGTGGACAAGGAGAAGGATGTTGCTGGGTGTGTAGAACACCACGACTGTGAGCAGCACGAGGACAGTGAGCTTCATGGCATATGCGTACCTCTCTCCACTGCCCAGCAGGATCCACAGCACCGAGCAGTGGCTAAACAGCATCACCACTAAGGGGACAAGGAAGCCGCAGACGATCAAGCACacaaagtagtagtagtagtactcAGCCTCCTCATGCCTGGGGAGAACATCATGACACAGAGTGATGTTTGCCTTATCCAGGGGGTAGGACTGCTGCAAGAGGGTCAAGGGCAAGGTGAAGATGGCAGTGAGGAGCCAGACACTGAGGCAGGTGCAGGCGGCAAAGCCTGGGCTGCGGAAGGAGCGTGAGAAGAAAGGgtgcactgcagccaggtaccGGTCAACACTGATGCACATGAGCAGTAGCACGGAACAGTACATGTTCCCATAGAAGAAGGCAGTGGTGAGCCGGCACAGGCCCTCCCCAAAGGGCCAATGGTTCCCCAGGAAGTAATAGGAGATCTTAAAAGGTAGCACCAGCACCAGGAGCAGGTCAGCTGCAGCCAGGTTCATCAGGAAGATGGTAGAGGTCAGCTTCTCGATCCGAGTTGCTAGAACCCAAAGGGCTAGCCCATTGGCTGGCAGCCCCACCAGGAAGACAGCAGTGTAGAGGCAGGGGATGAGCCACACTGTGACTGCACTGCTCAGCTGAGAGCGGGAATCCTCATGGATGGACAGGTAGGTGACGTTGCCACGAGTCACCGTCTCTCCTGGGATGGCCCGGGGACACAGTGTGTTTGCCGATGTAATCACTTGCTCGTTGGTGCTGTTCTGGGAGTAATCTAGTGGTGCAAACATAGTCTGTTACTGTTCATGCAGGGCCCAGCATGCTTGCACTTTGCAGGCAGGGCTGGTGACAAGGTTCCTGCCCCAATGCCCCCAGGGGTTTGCATTCTAACAAGACAGTGTGCCCACCACAGAGTGCGGGGGCTGGGAAGCAGCATGGCTATTATTCATTGCAAATACTCCATTGGCTGGTTCTGTAATTAGCTAGAACCCcttagtaaaacaaaacaaaccccaactAGCAAGTCTCCCTATTTCAGGGCTGAACATGACGGTCTAAGGCTGAGAGAAGGTTCTGCTGAAGTTTGCCCAGCTACTTCACAGCAGGACAACCATGCTAATGCTAAGGTGAGCTctggggttgtggggagggagtTTAGTATAATGAGTTCCAATCAGAAAAATTTAAGGTCTCTGGCTGTCATGTGACCTACCATAAGCAGAAAATGTAATTGGTGCACAAATTAACTAAACAGCAGAAGCAAAAGTGCAAAGGACAACCTCAAAAAGCAGATAAATGTATCTCATTCTGAGAAAGTTCTAGTGCCTTCCAGCAGCTCCTGTTCCTTCTCTCTAGAGCCCAGTTACTTTGATCAGCCATTGTCACAAGTCCAAGGACCCACACAATTCCTTGGACTCATGCTGTTTCTCACAGCTCATGATACTTCTGCACTGCCGCTCGTGTGTAGCTATTGGTTACCTGGGGACTGAGCACCACAGAGCACTGGGATCTGCCACTCAGGGGATACAGGTGACACAGATTGAGTCAGCCAGAAGTAACTCCATGGATGGCAAATTCCAGCAGTCCATATCGGGCTCTTTGGCAAAGGCAGAGATGTGTCTCTCCCAGTTGTTGATCTTTGATTTGTGCTTAGAATCCTGACCTCACCTCTGTGAAATCAAATCAGTTCCTAGTGGCAGCTGATGGTACTCTGTGCCACTGAACAGCTTTGGCTGGGGTCCAGTACTAGGTTGTGAGCTCCTTGCACTGAGGCTGATGTCCATACAGCGCGTGGCCTCTACAGAGCTATTCCTGAACCTATAGCACGAGCAGTACTGCTCCACATTAAACAGGGGGGGTCAGAACAAGAACAAGGGGCAGGAGCTGCTCCTCAGACAAGGCTCAAGCTCCACAACTGCCTTTTGGgtttctccagtttctcttttGTTCCCCCTCTGACTATAATTCCTCCCCACTTTTCCCTCCCTCAACAAACACCTTCAGTGTCTTCTCCTTCATTAGATTAGCACGTTTGCTCATCACTGCTGCTTTTGTCCTTTGCCTTCACAGAAAGTGCTTGCTTGGGAGCCACAGAAAGATGCCAGGGAGCAAAGGGAGTCCCCTTAATGAGCAGTAAGATTTTCACCCCGAGATGCCCACTCACTCACCATCATAGTCCGGACTTGCCAAACAGAGTCCCCAGAGGCTACACCACAGTACAAGCCTGTATGATAGAAATTCACACCAGGAGATCTCCATGCTGTGAAGGGAGCCTGTGAGGTGCTGCTCTGTTCAGAGCTGCCTGGGGAAGGCAGTATTAATAGCCCTGACTATTAATTTCCTGTTCCCGGCCCTTAACTCACGGAAACACTAGTCTGGGACTCCACTGACTTTTCctgcagaaaaaagaacaaaggaTATTGAGAGCTGCCAAAACACTCCATCTGGGTCAGGCCATGTGACGGTTCTTGGGTTCCCAagactgagagtcaccttgttaccccctgccACCAGCTTGTGCTTAGCTGGGTGTCAGTTCCTTAACACCACTTGTCTCTTAGCCACTCAAGCACACACTCccctgggctatgccagcccttactttgccttgcaggttaacaataggtctACCTTTTGTCTAGCCCCTCATCCACTGAACACTACAGAGATACCAGTTCTGCTGTTTCTAAAGGAACTTGTAAAACTCAGCTCTGTACCAGCACTTTGGTTAACATTGCAGCATGGAGCTATATTTACTGTGAAAACAAGAATGTTTATTATCAAAGTCTAGAGATTCAGGCTATAGAGACTaaggatattggaaacaaatggttacatttaaaataaaatcataacactttCTAGAGAGTAAACCTAAGAAACAGGTTAACCTCTTGTCTAAAGAAGttttatctcacccaaagtttTCTTCTAGGTTGGCTGAGATCCCATTTCCATTAATGTAAACGTGCCGTATTTACCTCCTACCTGCAGGATGAGAGGAGGGCCTCTTCTTTGCCTTCTacatatctcccccccccccccaaagttcattgtctttgcAAACAGACAGGATAACTACACTTGGCTTGTTTTTTCTTGTGTGCTGCCTCCCGGTTGACGTCACATCTCTGTTGATTTGATACATAAATAGGCATTCATTGGGTTAGTTTACAATGCTTAACTTACATCCTGACAAAGAGACAGATGCATAAACATCTCTTGTGTGACAGAAGTATGTTTTATACTTTGGCTGGTGACTGATACCTTGAtgcatattttcagtatatatacacTTCTTACATTGTatgtgtacatatattttacaatgaaattaataaccaATGTGATCCTCCCCCTTTCATtggagacctcacatgacattctttggtaaACTAGAATGTACAACCAGCCTCATGAGATTCCTGTAAGTGCCTTGCCAGATGGCATTAaggggttcttgggtcacagCCCATGTCTGTGTCCAATGGTTTGTCTCATTGTGCTGTGCGGTCTGAGCATAGAGTCATTTCTGATGTCAGCAAAAGGCTACAGACAGACTCATGGCTCTTGGTACTGCAGGGCCCTCTCTCATTGTCAAAGCTAAATCCTGGTTCAAATTACTCTAATTTGGGCCTGCTCCAGAATATTCCTGGAAGTGACAAGTATGGCCACCTCAGAGTCAGTTCAGAATATAAACCCATACAAACAGGATCCAATATCTCAACAGCCCCTGGAAGCTGCCTCCACCTCCCATCTTTtctcccaggcctgaagaaagaAGTTTACATTCATGGCACACTAGCCACCGGGCCTCGTCTCCTCTGGATTCATGACATTTCCTGGTGGCTCAGTGTCATCCAGCACACATAGGGCCCTGCTTCAGGTAACATTTTGAAATGCATGAGGGCTGTCCCAAGAGGCAGGGCCTCGCCCTGCTCACAAACCAGCCCAGGCTGAGTGGCCACCTGGAGTTTTATTGAGGCTGCAGCCTCATTTCAGGGCAGTTGATAGTTTTCGCATGTTCCACGTGAGACCAGCTCCCAGGCTGGTTAGCTGGCCCTGCTGTTTGTCGGGTCTGTACCTGCTCCGGGTTAAAGAagggatagaatcatagaccatcagggttggaagggacctcaggaggtcatctagtccgaccccctgctcaaaggggaaCCAATCACCAGacccctaaatggctccctcaaggattgaactcacaaccctgggtttagcaggccaatggtcaAGCCACTGAGTTATCTCTCCCCCAAAGAGCAGATGCCACCCTCTCCATCCAGCACACAGAGTGGCCAGCATAGGGCTTGAACCCATGACCTTGGTGTTATTAGCACCACGCTCTAACCAGCTGAGCTAGCCGGCCATTGGTCTCCCTGGCTCCTTTCCTGAGTTCACTGAAGCAAGTTATTGAAAAACTGTGTGTGAACCCAATGAGCTATTTTCATTTGAGTACGACAGCTCCAGCCCAAAGTGCTGTAAAATATAAACAGCCGCAGCATGATCTCGGAGTTTGATGGAGGCATCATGCTTCTGCTGATAATTGTCAGGAATGCTGAGCACAGCCCCACCAAAGAGGAAATGGTGTCTGTCTGACAAGGATTCACAGGATGGCTCTGTAGCTGGTGAGATAAAGCTGAATGTCAGTGACTCTCCCCTAGGAAGGAACTGTGCTTCCAGAGCCCGTTACTCAATAAACCTGCAGGGAGGCCTAAGAGCTCTTCCCTGCTAATGAATGGTCTGGAGGAACAAAAGGCTATTACTATCTATATGATAAAAATACTATGCGGGTGACCCATTTTACAACCATTTACAGTAGCATAAGGGCCCTTTGGGGATCTGCCAGAGCACGTGACCCTGTCATTTCCCACCAGATATTCCccaagccctgaccctcctctgcTACTTAGGCCTTGAGCGCTTTCACTGTTCAATACTTTAAGCCCCCTCTGTGCTCTGCCAAGTCCTTACCCCACATCTATGGGGGAGTCCCCAACCCATCCCACATCTTTCAGATAAATGCAGATCATGTCCTGACTGCTGCAAAACAAATGGCAAAATCCCCGCTCAGACTGCTTTACCCTCCCGTGAGACGGACGACAGTAAAGCAGGAGGACAGCCCAACATTAGGTGACATTGTCttaggagcagcagtgatggtTGGAGGCTCTTGCCCCACCACAACGCTCTTGCTTGCCTGTCTCAGCAAGGACCTAAGCACAGGAGCCGCAGTCCTGGCAGTAGGAACTGTGAATTTGGTTTGGCAATATGACTGATGGCTCATTTCTTTCTGGTTCGCTTATGAATGGCCTCTTCTGTGAAGGTTGCAAATCCGAGCCTGGCTGCTGTTTGATGAGATTCCTCTATTTCAAGGAGAAAATTATCCTATTTCCTTTGCTTTTGCCATATTCCCACATCCTTGGGCTGAGCGTGTCCAGAGGTGGCGTTCCACTGGGCAGGGAAGATGCAATGTTAGATGTTTTGCTTTTGCGATTCTCCCAGGATTTATGAACCATTACAGAATGACTCATGTGACCACATATTTTCCATGCCTCAACCAGGATCCTTTTCACGCTCTGTATGCAAAAAATTAGACATAATCAGTTTGGATAGTGTGCAACTCACAGCCCTGCTTTCTATGGCCAGGTctctggggtggagagggagaggTTACTTATTGTTGTATCCTTTACTTTGCAGATACTGTGGGATTGTTACTGATTGTT
Coding sequences within it:
- the F2RL3 gene encoding proteinase-activated receptor 4; the protein is MEISWCEFLSYRLVLWCSLWGLCLASPDYDDYSQNSTNEQVITSANTLCPRAIPGETVTRGNVTYLSIHEDSRSQLSSAVTVWLIPCLYTAVFLVGLPANGLALWVLATRIEKLTSTIFLMNLAAADLLLVLVLPFKISYYFLGNHWPFGEGLCRLTTAFFYGNMYCSVLLLMCISVDRYLAAVHPFFSRSFRSPGFAACTCLSVWLLTAIFTLPLTLLQQSYPLDKANITLCHDVLPRHEEAEYYYYYFVCLIVCGFLVPLVVMLFSHCSVLWILLGSGERYAYAMKLTVLVLLTVVVFYTPSNILLLVHYSSNCFKLYGDLYISYMVSLALSSFNSCVDPFVYYYVSEDFRDKVRRRIFSRSKQTITSLKTSKETLPQKSSHSQSLV